In one Diceros bicornis minor isolate mBicDic1 chromosome 2, mDicBic1.mat.cur, whole genome shotgun sequence genomic region, the following are encoded:
- the C2H3orf22 gene encoding uncharacterized protein C3orf22 homolog, which produces MDTRAPKKGHQYTKNRPDSDEEFARKVPYRLCWLSEPNPESLLPGEVEERRSLLRKQLPLQKMLVPTRSIPVRGLGAPDFTSLPSLRPPPPRPLINLCQLKLLSQRFPKPAAAAAENVFLGRG; this is translated from the exons ATGGACACAAGAGCCCCCAAGAAGGGCCACCAGTATACGAAGAATAGGCCTGATAGCGATGAGGAGTTTGCCAGGAAGGTTCCCTACAG GTTGTGCTGGCTGTCGGAGCCCAACCCAGAGTCCCTGCTGCCCGGGGAAGTTGAGGAGAGGAGGAGCTTGCTGCGGAAGCAGCTGCCCCTACAGAAGATGTTGGTGCCAACGAGATCCATCCCAGTCAGAGG GCTTGGGGCGCCCGATTTTACATCACTGCCCAGCCTCCGCCCACCACCGCCGCGCCCACTGATCAACCTTTGTCAACTCAAGCTCCTGAGCCAGCGCTTCCCCAAGCCAGCT GCAGCAGCTGCAGAGAACGTCTTTCTGGGCAGAGGTTAA